A region of the Arachis hypogaea cultivar Tifrunner chromosome 15, arahy.Tifrunner.gnm2.J5K5, whole genome shotgun sequence genome:
CTTCATCAATCAGATGGCCATATGCCTGGGTTCGTGTTCGAATTGGTGGTTTGGGGCGACGATGGAGGCCGGAAATGGAGGTCGTGGTGGCGGTGTGTCGTTGTTCTCGAACGGCAGTAATGGTTCCAGCGCCTCAATGCGAAGCAGGAGGAAACCCCATGAGGAATCATGTTTCTGTGGGTTGAAGGCTGCGATAAGAAAGTCTGGGACAGCGGAGAACCCAGATAGACTATTCCGTGCATGTCCAAGGTACCGGGTGAGTGTTGTGTAAGATTTTAAGGGTTTTTGATATTGTTTTGTGTGTTgggattttgtttaattttttattttctgatttctgaaTTTTCAGAAGGGCAGTCACTGCAACTACTTTAAGTGGGTTGAGGATGATGAGTATGAAGGGATGGGCCAAGGTGGAACGAAGAAAGATTATGGGGCTGAGCTGCAGGTTGATAGTGACTGTGATGAATGGAGGTTGAAGGTGGCATGGAGACTGGGCAGCTTGGAAGCTGAAGTAAAAGCATTGAAAATGTTAATAGTTTTCCTGTTTGTGGTAGTTGTGCTTAATGTGATTGTTTGTAGTTTGTTGTGTCATTCCAAGTAAAGCAAATTCCAAACACTTGATGGTGTAATGAGATGAATCCATTGAATGAGAATAGATGTTTCATTTGGTTTTTTAATATGAAGACAACACAATCCAATTCAAAGGTTCCAAACCAATTCGGATGACTATTAAAGTAACATGTACTAAGGAATGGACATAATCAGTAGTGAAAATAGTGTTAAACATTGAGTAGTCAAAGTACTATTAAATATTGAGTTGCCATAGAAGGCTAGATGTCACATTTTCTTAAGGACCAAAAGGTTTAACATAGGAAACAGACCACATCAAAGTCATAAGCTTTTACATGAGGATACATAACCTAAAAAGTATCCTAGACCAAAATAAAAGGGCATAGTACAACTTTCAGTGACATAGATAACCAAAATGTAGATAATGTAACTCCAATTGCCCTGTGCAAAAAAACAGAAAGTATCCTCACACAAAAAACAAATTCAACCACAATACATTTCAACACTAATCAAAGTCATTTATCAGTCTTTCTTGGGGGCTTGAAGGCAGGAGTAGGAACGAAGGTCATAAAGTCGGCCAGTTTTTTAGCAGTGGCTGAACTAGTCCCCTTGATTGTCTCAGCAGAGATAGCGACTGGTGCGGCTATAGTAGGTTTAGGAGACGACTGAAGTTTGGCTTTCCGTTTAATGACCTTTAACTTGGATGGCCTAGCAGTGAGTTGTTCCTACACAAATTAATGGTACATCTAGAATTAGGTTGGGAGCTGCACTTCCCCTGTTTCAACCCTTCTGCTTCCACATTCACTATTTCATCCTCAATCTGGTCTACTATACAAGGCTGAGAGATACAATGCTCCAGGTAGATATTGATCAGATTGTGGTTTCTCTTGCAATCCTTGCACATGGCAACCAAGTCTGCGTCAGTGACTAAGCTTCTCAACCCTGATGAAAGAGGAACTCCAGGATCTTTCCACCAACAATTTTCAGCTTCAATGTAACCCAACTCCCTATAATAACCCCTTACAAAGAAGACGTCAAGCGTGTCTCCTTCAACCCCCATCAACACCTCTGTATTATCGGGTTCGTATACCATATCTCCTTCAGCATTCTTCCTAAATAGTCCCCCATGGTGAAACACAAAGGTCATCGAAGGACCTTCCATCTACAAGCAGAAACAAGAAAACCTCCTTAGCCCACACAGATTGCCACTGCCTATTCTCAATCATAACATAAGAAACCCTAACCCCAAAACAAACATGCAACAACGAAAACTAACTCTCATTAACATCAAACACCTATAACACAATATCATCACAATGGCATTCAAAGCAATGCATTCTGACCTTAAACAACAGTCACACAAACCCCTACCTCTAATCAGACAGAGATATACAGAACGCCACCCTTAAGACATCAGGCTACAGACTGActtcaaaaaaaaggaaaaaattttaATGCTTACCTCTAACCGTCACGCTTGCTTCTTCCACAATCAATGTTGCTAACAGCTGACGACCGCTCTTCTCAGTACCAACAGCTACTCAGCTTTGAACGACAAACGTGGAGGGCAATGTTCGAATGCAACTTGAAGGGGTTAGGGCATGGCTTGAGGGAGACGAAACAATTTGGAGCCAGACGTGGAGATACTCGTTATGGAAGAGGGTGAATCCACTCTGCAACGTTTTGAATCCACTATCTCCACAAAACGACGCCGAATCATGTCTATCTGGACATTCCCTCAAAATGGCGTCGTATTCCTTCTCTGCCAGCATGGCAGTTAACGTGCCACGTGAACAGACGTTAGCCATGTCATCAAACAAATTGACGGAAGGACGAACCTGATTAACTCGCGTAACTTTCGGGGactcttttgattaactttatcttcTGGGGACTAATATGGAGATCgaggtatctttcagggacgattttgagtattaactcataATTTAATAGGATAGATCATTTTTAGTTAACTTATGTACTGTTTTAGTAAGCTTAAAGTTGCTTCTTCTGCTAAAGATCATATCAATGAAAGCAACATGAATTTCAGTTAAATTGAGTTACATCTTGTTGATTTTATTGAACATCATGCTTTTGATATCCTCTGGAATTGTTTTTTTCATCCTACAGTTTGTTATTGGAATATATTCTATATCATGCATCATCAATGCTTTTGACATTAATCCCTTTTCATAAAACCAGAACTGGTTTGTGATGCATTCATGCATATGCATATCCTTCTAACATATTTAAGATCAAGTGACATTATACACTTTCCTCCCTTTACATTCCATCTTTTTCTCCCTTCTGAATCATAGTGTAAAAGAATCAAAAGACATTTGATAACAAGAAACTGGAGAGAGAAATGATTCCCATTTCACAATCTGTAAGGACAGTAGATACAGTTATGTTGAATAATATTTTCTTAGTTCTAAAGCTTTACACAAGTGAAAATCCACAAAATGCCATCACTCTATAACAAATTTGAAGTCTACCAAAAAATGggacaaaagaaaaaatacaatctTTTGGTGTATGGAGCCTCAATGCTTATTATTGTTTTATAGTTTGTAATCTTTTTCTTGCTTAGTTCTTCAGATGGTTGTATATTGGATGATGAACTTCAACTCAAATCTGCACAAGGGCTTCAAAAAACAAGTAGCAACCGATTCCAATTGCTCATGTTTTAACTCACCTGCTCACCAATTAAGTCCAAACCCATCACTAGAAATGCTAATCCTTGGAAGAGCAAGAAATAGAAATGAAGTCCTTGTGCTGATAGAAGGCTTCTTGCAGCTGCTGTGAGCAAAAGGAAAGCGAGTGCGAGTTCCTTCCTGTATAGCATGTTTCTCTTCTTTTTTGGTGCTTCGGCTTGCTTGAGTTTGCTTAGCAATTCCAAGCCAGAGTCTGAGTTCCTCCTTTGAATCTTCTCTTCGCTCGATGACTTTGATTCTCTCTCGGCAAAGGATAGCAAGTCTGACTCGGATGATCTGCCAGTCTTCTTTGTCACAACCCACTCGTAAGCACTTCCGAGCTGGAATAGTCCAGAAACCATGGCATTGAATTTTGTTACTGACATGGTGTTCTCAAAGAGGAGATAGGGAACTAGGAAAGGGAAGGATTTCGGGGCTGGAAGGATGTTCAAGAATGACATGAAAATAGGAACATAACAGACCACCCAAAGGGGAAGTTCAGACTCAGGTATGAACATGGTGAAGGGAAGGATGATGCAGAACAAGGTGAAGGAATAGAAAGGAAGTATCAGTTTCCTCAATAGGAAGAACAAGAATATCAAGTTACACTTCTTCCAAATTGAAATCTGCACAAAAAAGTAAATAAGCATTCAGAAAATTGGATTCATTTTCCAGCATAAAGATTGAACACAAGTTAAATCATAACTGAAAACTACCTTGGAAGTTATTATAGCAGGAAGACACAGCCGGAATAGCTGCATTGGACCCGAGTGCCAGCGATGTTGTTGCTTCTTGTAAGCTTCATAAGACTCTGGTAATTCACAGAGAACTTTGACATCATTAAGGTAGATAAACTTCCATCCGTTTAAGTGAGCGCGGACGGCTATGTCCATGTCTTCGACGGTGGTTCTTTCGAGCCAGCCTCCTGATTCCTCCAAAGCTTTAATCCTCCAGACACCAGCAGTTCCATTGAATCCAAAGAAATTGAGGAAATGGCCATTAACCTGTTGTTCCACCTCAAAGTGAAAGCACAAGTTAATGTTCTGAAGTCTGGTAAGTAAATTCTCATCCTTGTTCACAAAGGACCATCTAGCCTGAACCAAACCCAAATCAGGTTTTCCCTGTAATGAAATtgcaaaatcacaaaattattagagaatttttcATACCGGACATAATAAATTACATCTTTTTATTTAGCCTATGAAGATATCTAACCTTGAAATGTGGAACAGTTAGTTTGAGGAAATCAGGGTTTGGCTGGAAATCTGCATCAAATATTGCAACAAATTCATAGTCTTTGACATAGTCACATGACATTGCAGAACTGAGATTCCCAGCTTTGTAACCAGTTCTGATCAATCTATGCCTGTAGATAATGTTGACCCCTTTATCTTTCCAAGAGGAAACCTCCTCGTTGATGAGTTGCTGCAAATTCGGATCGTCTGAATCATCTAGAACTTGAATCAATAGTCTATCTTTTGGCCAATCAAGTTGACAAACAGCACCAATTGATTGTGCAAAAacctttcaagaaaaaaaaaaaaaagaaaaatcaaattttcagCCTCATGTAAACTTAGAAAATCATACTATATCTAAATTAGGCTAAACCAATTACTAAGACAAAATTCTGGGCTCTAAAGAAAGCTAGGACCTATTGAGAAATTTATACCAATAGAAGAACTCAACAAGGTCAAACAATGGCAGAATATCAAAGAACATTCTAATCAAGttgcattgttttttttttttttttttatatttatgttatatatgttTACCTCTCTCTCATTGCACATTGGAATCTGAACAAGGACCATTGGGAAGCTTGAAGGGTCTTCAATGTCATAAGCATCTTCATCAAAGGTTGGCTTGATCTTATTGTACTTGATCCAGAAGCAACCAAGGCAAAGAACTAACCGATCCAACGACTGAATCATGAACAAAACAATGCAGAATTTTGACATCAACAATACTAATGGGGCAACATACTCTTCTCTGAATGAAATCCAAGCCACATAAGACCATTCAAGAAACCCATCAACCTCCCAAGGTTGGATCACACGCAAGGTCCAATTGTTGTAAT
Encoded here:
- the LOC112750747 gene encoding xyloglucan glycosyltransferase 4; translation: MMAPPSSFPVSIENVNEFTLLKIHDSDSAKFLEKQKASTPKQLTWFLLLKLHRVLTLLSWLTHGFKSSFGLIKKRVSLPDDEGPKHRGRLYRFLRVFLALSIAGLAIEIIAHYNNWTLRVIQPWEVDGFLEWSYVAWISFREEYVAPLVLLMSKFCIVLFMIQSLDRLVLCLGCFWIKYNKIKPTFDEDAYDIEDPSSFPMVLVQIPMCNEREVFAQSIGAVCQLDWPKDRLLIQVLDDSDDPNLQQLINEEVSSWKDKGVNIIYRHRLIRTGYKAGNLSSAMSCDYVKDYEFVAIFDADFQPNPDFLKLTVPHFKGKPDLGLVQARWSFVNKDENLLTRLQNINLCFHFEVEQQVNGHFLNFFGFNGTAGVWRIKALEESGGWLERTTVEDMDIAVRAHLNGWKFIYLNDVKVLCELPESYEAYKKQQHRWHSGPMQLFRLCLPAIITSKISIWKKCNLIFLFFLLRKLILPFYSFTLFCIILPFTMFIPESELPLWVVCYVPIFMSFLNILPAPKSFPFLVPYLLFENTMSVTKFNAMVSGLFQLGSAYEWVVTKKTGRSSESDLLSFAERESKSSSEEKIQRRNSDSGLELLSKLKQAEAPKKKRNMLYRKELALAFLLLTAAARSLLSAQGLHFYFLLFQGLAFLVMGLDLIGEQVS